The Methanobacterium sp. BAmetb5 genome includes a region encoding these proteins:
- the trxB gene encoding thioredoxin-disulfide reductase, translated as MEEYDLVIIGGGPAGLTAGIYAGRQGMNAVILERMTGAGSGYMVPLMENYPGFEVTSGKELLEKMRKQVEKHIPIKNMEEVKEIRENSPGDISLTTSQGEYRTKSVIISTGSHHRRLNVPGEYEFLGRGVSYCATCDGPLFKEKSVVVVGGGNAAVQEAIYLKDLDCDVTIIHRRDELRAEKYLQNKLKEHEIPVVWDSVVEGINGEVVVNSVSLLNRKTQEKKDLPTDGVFIAVGEEPLNKVAQSAGVELDKEGYIVTDKHQRTNLPGIYAAGDITGGIKQWVVACSEGAVAALIAFVEVMEESEIK; from the coding sequence ATGGAAGAATACGATCTGGTTATCATTGGTGGAGGACCGGCGGGCTTAACTGCAGGAATATACGCTGGAAGGCAGGGAATGAATGCAGTAATTCTGGAAAGGATGACTGGAGCAGGTTCTGGTTATATGGTGCCCTTGATGGAGAATTATCCTGGTTTTGAGGTGACATCAGGGAAAGAACTCCTGGAAAAGATGAGAAAACAGGTGGAAAAACACATCCCCATAAAGAACATGGAAGAAGTTAAGGAAATTAGGGAAAATAGTCCGGGCGATATTTCCCTCACCACCTCTCAGGGAGAATACCGGACCAAGTCAGTAATAATATCCACAGGAAGTCATCACAGACGGCTGAATGTGCCGGGCGAGTATGAATTCCTGGGCCGAGGAGTCTCTTATTGTGCCACCTGTGATGGACCCCTGTTCAAAGAAAAAAGTGTAGTGGTGGTGGGTGGAGGAAATGCTGCAGTTCAGGAAGCAATTTATTTAAAGGACTTAGATTGCGATGTAACCATCATACACCGAAGAGACGAGCTGCGGGCTGAAAAATACCTTCAGAACAAATTAAAAGAACATGAAATCCCGGTGGTATGGGATTCGGTGGTGGAAGGGATAAATGGTGAAGTGGTAGTCAATAGTGTATCCCTCCTAAACCGTAAAACCCAGGAAAAGAAGGATTTACCAACCGATGGAGTATTCATTGCCGTGGGAGAAGAGCCCCTCAATAAAGTAGCCCAGAGTGCCGGTGTGGAACTTGACAAAGAAGGTTACATTGTAACTGACAAGCACCAGCGAACTAACCTTCCCGGAATATACGCTGCAGGGGATATAACCGGAGGAATCAAACAATGGGTGGTGGCCTGTTCTGAAGGAGCTGTGGCAGCATTAATTGCCTTTGTAGAGGTCATGGAGGAGTCTGAAATAAAATAA
- the gatE gene encoding Glu-tRNA(Gln) amidotransferase subunit GatE — protein sequence MDYEELGLMMGLEIHQQLNTAQKLFCPCECELTDKKPEYRVLRYLRPTQSELGKIDRAAFEESRRELTFLYDAYPYHTCLVETDDEPPHPLNQEALEIGLIIATLLNMQVVDEFHTMRKQVIDGSNTGGFQRTGLLAIQGHMDTPYGRVVIENLCLEEDAARRMGQRKGKVEFRLDRLGIPLLEITTDPSMNHPQQVREVAYQIGQVLRSTRVKRGLGTIRQDLNISIREGARVEVKGVQDLDSMEQLVENEVMRQLRLLEIRDELVKREATVEEEIHDLNKLLNDTESKIIAKAIKKGGKVLAIKLNGYKGLIGKELQPGRRFGTELAGYAKKMGVAGIFHTDELPAYGITSQEVENINTSLQIGPDDAFILVADEAEKAQNALEEVQRRARMAVDGVPEETRKALDDANTEYLRPLPTASRMYVETDIPTQLVSSELLEHVKNNLPELPKEKETRIIAEHNLSEDLAHQLVRQDRVEQFEEIVAECGVEPTTVASLLAYTLKELRREGLDVDNLPGSHLKGTFQLLKQDKISKDAVSEVLVGVLKEDWTPEESASNLNLLMLSEENVRDIIVELVSSHENLIEERKMGAMGSLMGMAMKQLKGKADGKLVNKLLKEEIQKYL from the coding sequence ATTGATTACGAAGAACTGGGCCTTATGATGGGTTTGGAAATACACCAGCAACTTAACACAGCTCAAAAACTGTTCTGCCCCTGTGAATGTGAACTCACCGATAAAAAACCAGAATACAGGGTTTTAAGATATTTACGGCCCACCCAGAGTGAACTGGGTAAAATCGATCGGGCAGCCTTTGAAGAGTCACGCCGTGAGCTTACCTTCCTCTATGATGCTTATCCTTACCATACCTGTCTGGTGGAGACTGATGATGAACCACCGCATCCACTGAACCAGGAAGCGCTGGAGATAGGACTTATAATTGCAACCCTCCTCAACATGCAGGTGGTGGATGAATTCCACACCATGCGAAAACAGGTAATTGACGGCAGTAACACAGGAGGATTCCAAAGAACAGGGTTACTGGCAATTCAGGGACATATGGACACTCCCTATGGTCGGGTGGTAATTGAAAACCTTTGTCTGGAAGAAGATGCTGCCCGGAGAATGGGCCAAAGGAAGGGGAAAGTGGAATTTCGTCTGGACCGGTTGGGAATACCTCTTTTAGAGATAACCACCGATCCATCCATGAACCACCCCCAACAGGTAAGGGAGGTGGCCTACCAGATCGGCCAGGTACTGCGCAGTACCCGGGTGAAAAGGGGTCTGGGAACAATACGTCAGGATCTCAACATATCCATCCGGGAAGGTGCCCGGGTTGAAGTGAAAGGAGTTCAGGACCTGGATTCCATGGAACAACTGGTGGAAAATGAAGTCATGCGACAGCTCCGTCTCCTGGAAATCAGGGATGAACTGGTGAAAAGGGAAGCTACAGTTGAAGAAGAAATACATGACCTAAATAAGCTATTAAATGATACAGAATCAAAAATCATTGCTAAGGCCATTAAAAAGGGTGGAAAAGTTTTAGCCATTAAATTAAATGGTTATAAAGGATTGATTGGCAAAGAATTACAGCCCGGTAGAAGATTCGGAACAGAACTGGCTGGTTATGCCAAAAAAATGGGGGTGGCAGGTATATTCCACACGGATGAACTTCCGGCCTATGGAATAACCTCCCAGGAAGTGGAAAACATAAACACCTCTTTACAGATTGGTCCCGACGATGCCTTTATACTGGTGGCTGATGAAGCAGAGAAGGCGCAAAATGCCCTGGAAGAGGTTCAAAGAAGGGCTCGCATGGCTGTTGATGGTGTTCCCGAGGAGACCCGGAAGGCCCTGGATGATGCTAACACCGAGTATTTAAGGCCACTGCCTACGGCCAGCAGGATGTACGTGGAAACAGATATCCCCACTCAATTGGTGTCCTCCGAGCTTCTGGAACATGTTAAGAACAATTTACCCGAACTTCCCAAAGAAAAGGAAACCCGCATAATAGCCGAACACAACTTGAGCGAAGATTTAGCACACCAGCTCGTGCGCCAGGATCGGGTGGAACAGTTCGAGGAAATAGTGGCTGAATGTGGGGTTGAACCCACAACGGTAGCTTCATTACTGGCTTACACCCTTAAAGAACTCAGAAGAGAAGGTTTGGATGTGGATAACCTCCCGGGCAGCCATTTGAAGGGAACATTCCAGTTACTGAAACAGGACAAAATATCCAAGGATGCGGTTTCCGAGGTACTGGTTGGAGTTTTAAAGGAAGACTGGACTCCCGAAGAATCTGCCAGTAATTTAAACCTTTTAATGCTTTCTGAAGAAAATGTCAGGGACATAATCGTGGAATTAGTATCTTCCCATGAAAACCTGATTGAGGAACGGAAAATGGGTGCTATGGGCTCCCTGATGGGGATGGCCATGAAACAGCTCAAGGGAAAAGCCGATGGTAAATTAGTGAACAAATTATTGAAGGAAGAGATACAGAAATATCTGTAG
- the hcp gene encoding hydroxylamine reductase, which yields MEKGEALDMFCYQCSQTARETGCTVVGVCGKQPTVARLQDNLLFAIKGITAYLYHARELGYTDDEVDAFLEKGFFSTLTNVNFDPQEFVKLALEAGQMNIKTMQLLKKAHIDNYGEPVPTEVPVGSVKGPGILVTGHSLQNLEELLKQTEGKGINVYTHSEMLPAHGYPGLKKYKHLVGQLGGPWFDQRATFSKYPVAILGTSNCVLLPKDEYKERMFTSGVAQLPGVKHIEDNDFTPVIEKALELPELEDEPKDTVLTTGFGASTVLSLAPKIKELVETGKIKRFILVGGCDSPKPQAKYYREFVEKLPQDVVVLTLACGKYRFNDLNLGDIEGVPRLIDLGQCNDAIVAVDIALALTELFGVELNELPLTIVLSWMEQKAAAILWSLLALDMKGMYIGPILPGWANEEIINVLVENYDLKPIGDPEEDIKAIMGE from the coding sequence ATGGAAAAAGGAGAAGCATTAGATATGTTCTGTTACCAGTGTTCGCAAACTGCCCGTGAAACTGGTTGTACCGTTGTTGGAGTATGTGGAAAACAGCCCACCGTAGCCCGTCTGCAGGACAACCTGTTATTCGCCATAAAGGGAATAACCGCCTACTTGTACCATGCCCGTGAACTGGGTTATACTGATGACGAGGTGGATGCCTTCCTGGAAAAGGGATTCTTTTCCACCCTGACCAATGTCAACTTCGACCCCCAGGAATTTGTAAAATTAGCTCTGGAAGCTGGTCAGATGAACATCAAAACCATGCAACTACTTAAAAAGGCCCACATTGATAATTACGGGGAACCAGTGCCCACCGAAGTACCAGTGGGATCAGTTAAAGGCCCCGGTATCTTAGTCACCGGCCACAGCCTCCAAAACCTGGAAGAACTTTTAAAACAGACCGAAGGGAAGGGAATAAACGTTTACACCCACTCGGAAATGCTACCGGCCCACGGGTACCCTGGACTTAAAAAATACAAACACTTGGTGGGACAGCTGGGAGGGCCCTGGTTCGACCAGAGGGCAACCTTCTCCAAATACCCGGTGGCTATCTTGGGAACCTCAAACTGCGTGTTGCTCCCTAAAGATGAATACAAAGAAAGAATGTTCACCAGTGGGGTAGCCCAATTACCTGGAGTGAAACACATTGAAGACAACGACTTCACCCCGGTTATTGAAAAAGCACTGGAACTACCAGAACTAGAAGATGAACCAAAAGACACAGTACTTACAACTGGATTCGGAGCATCCACCGTCCTGTCCCTGGCACCAAAGATCAAAGAACTGGTAGAGACCGGCAAAATTAAAAGATTCATCCTGGTTGGCGGATGTGACTCCCCCAAACCCCAAGCCAAATACTACCGTGAATTCGTGGAGAAACTCCCCCAGGATGTTGTAGTGCTAACCTTAGCCTGTGGTAAATACCGGTTCAATGACCTGAACCTGGGAGACATTGAAGGGGTGCCTCGCCTGATAGATCTGGGACAGTGTAACGATGCCATAGTTGCCGTGGACATTGCCCTGGCTTTAACCGAACTATTTGGTGTGGAACTGAATGAACTACCATTAACCATAGTGTTAAGCTGGATGGAACAAAAAGCCGCCGCTATCCTCTGGAGCCTATTGGCCCTAGACATGAAAGGAATGTACATAGGGCCAATATTACCCGGGTGGGCTAACGAGGAAATAATCAACGTCCTTGTTGAGAACTACGATCTTAAACCAATTGGAGATCCAGAAGAAGATATCAAAGCTATAATGGGAGAATAA
- a CDS encoding V4R domain-containing protein: protein MVKNNVTHRANPENENLSIELFATTQGVKAIKSPVRVKILSMLREGDLSFDELVKFSGRAKSTVSSHLKSLSREGIIDSRVDPFDARKKIFFLQSEYIGKIQHQQLQEDISAYIQRYIYSENDPFEFFRLIFHTIRISMLTQGVDIDPILHEAGLKVGTALYEKVKDPELDNFLGNIARFWQTHSLGTVEVKSLDPLTIKVQDCFECSGLPYLGRPACAFDSGILESLFSLYKNESTRVKETKCYALGDNYCRFEIQ from the coding sequence ATGGTTAAAAATAATGTAACTCACCGTGCTAACCCGGAAAATGAAAACCTGTCCATCGAACTTTTTGCCACCACCCAGGGGGTGAAGGCCATTAAAAGCCCGGTGAGGGTGAAAATTCTATCCATGCTACGTGAAGGTGATCTCAGCTTTGATGAACTGGTTAAATTCTCTGGCCGGGCTAAATCAACCGTGTCCAGCCACCTCAAATCTCTGTCCCGGGAAGGAATAATTGACTCGCGGGTAGATCCCTTTGATGCTAGAAAGAAGATTTTCTTCCTGCAATCAGAATACATTGGCAAAATACAGCACCAGCAGCTCCAGGAAGATATTTCCGCCTATATCCAGAGGTACATTTACAGTGAAAATGATCCCTTTGAGTTCTTCCGACTGATATTTCACACTATCCGAATTTCCATGCTCACCCAGGGAGTGGACATAGACCCCATACTCCACGAAGCCGGTTTAAAGGTGGGAACTGCATTGTATGAGAAAGTTAAAGACCCAGAACTGGATAATTTCCTGGGAAATATTGCCCGGTTCTGGCAGACCCATAGCCTAGGTACAGTGGAAGTTAAAAGCCTGGACCCCCTCACCATCAAGGTACAGGATTGTTTTGAATGCAGTGGCCTGCCCTACCTTGGCAGACCAGCCTGCGCATTTGATAGTGGTATTCTTGAATCATTATTCAGTTTGTATAAAAATGAATCAACCAGGGTTAAAGAAACAAAATGTTACGCCCTGGGAGATAACTATTGTCGTTTCGAAATTCAATAA
- a CDS encoding TIM barrel protein, translating into MKNRINFGPAGNPLGFNGQTVDVCDYIRGLGLDAYEYQATYGVKIQKQSGLKLGENARNNRVKISMHGPYYINLSAQKEDVLERSIERLIQSARAAEWMDAYRIVFHPGFYTKYTSQEALQRCKGAINDLLEKLDSLGIKKFTFAPETTGKRSQLGSLDEIIEICRSFPHFAPTIDFAHVHARGRGCVKGADEYHQILSKLEDELGEMVKNPETLHCHFTRIEYTDAGERKHHVLQEMEYGPPLEPLLEVLVDGGWNATIICETPFLEKDALLMKAVHEKILKKKGV; encoded by the coding sequence ATGAAAAACAGGATAAATTTCGGCCCGGCAGGTAATCCCCTGGGATTTAACGGTCAAACCGTAGATGTCTGTGATTACATCCGTGGCCTGGGCTTAGATGCCTATGAATATCAGGCCACCTACGGGGTGAAGATTCAGAAACAATCCGGTCTTAAACTGGGTGAAAATGCCCGAAATAACCGTGTGAAGATTTCCATGCACGGCCCCTACTACATCAACCTATCGGCACAAAAGGAAGATGTTCTGGAAAGATCCATTGAACGGTTGATTCAGTCAGCCCGGGCAGCAGAGTGGATGGATGCCTATCGTATTGTTTTCCATCCTGGATTTTACACAAAATACACGTCCCAGGAGGCATTGCAGCGATGCAAGGGAGCCATTAATGATCTTTTGGAGAAACTGGATTCCCTGGGAATAAAAAAATTCACCTTCGCACCGGAAACCACTGGAAAAAGGTCTCAACTGGGTAGTCTGGATGAAATCATTGAAATTTGCCGGTCCTTCCCCCACTTTGCTCCCACCATAGACTTTGCCCATGTACATGCCCGGGGAAGGGGTTGTGTGAAGGGAGCTGATGAATATCATCAGATATTGAGTAAATTAGAGGATGAACTGGGTGAAATGGTAAAAAACCCGGAAACACTCCACTGTCACTTCACCCGGATTGAATACACCGATGCTGGTGAAAGAAAACACCATGTTCTCCAGGAAATGGAATACGGTCCTCCATTAGAGCCATTACTGGAAGTTCTGGTGGATGGAGGATGGAACGCCACCATCATATGTGAAACTCCCTTTTTGGAAAAAGACGCACTTTTGATGAAGGCCGTCCATGAGAAAATCCTGAAAAAGAAGGGTGTTTAA
- a CDS encoding DUF2769 domain-containing protein: protein MDKFDEKMGKLASEGLSDEEIGKKLLDEMGDLCICPDCPMYNQCAEKNYEGLYCILGLSKCKLEEDDCICPECEVAEELELKNDLFCINGPEKELRRL, encoded by the coding sequence ATGGACAAATTCGATGAAAAAATGGGAAAATTAGCTTCTGAAGGCCTGTCTGATGAGGAAATAGGGAAAAAACTTTTAGATGAAATGGGTGATCTCTGCATCTGCCCGGACTGCCCCATGTACAACCAGTGCGCCGAGAAAAATTACGAAGGACTGTACTGTATCCTAGGACTATCAAAGTGTAAACTGGAGGAAGATGATTGTATTTGCCCGGAATGTGAAGTAGCAGAGGAACTAGAACTTAAAAATGATCTATTCTGTATCAATGGTCCGGAAAAGGAATTAAGGAGGCTTTAA
- a CDS encoding sensor histidine kinase produces the protein MVGIELNMETAIPLGLIINELVTNSLKFAFPENEGSISIELENNNGKFVLSVADDGIGLPPDFDLNKTYSLGLRLVKNLVIQLDGEITLDSSQGAEYKITFHELDYSERL, from the coding sequence ATGGTGGGAATTGAACTGAACATGGAGACGGCCATACCCTTAGGTCTCATAATTAATGAACTGGTGACCAACAGCCTTAAATTTGCCTTTCCAGAGAATGAAGGTTCAATAAGCATTGAACTTGAAAACAATAATGGAAAATTCGTTTTATCTGTCGCTGATGATGGAATAGGTTTACCCCCAGATTTTGATTTGAACAAAACATACTCTCTTGGCCTGCGATTAGTTAAAAATTTAGTAATCCAGCTGGATGGTGAAATAACCCTGGATTCCAGTCAGGGAGCAGAATATAAGATTACTTTCCATGAATTGGATTATAGTGAAAGGTTGTAA
- a CDS encoding DUF4013 domain-containing protein, whose translation MGKVLVANRNLKIILKDAAGYALSDWRNFLILGLILLLADHVMDLYSASTGNSVLDILILASIVGVVILLSFIEIGYGFRIVEETVEGSTRPPSFHHPLNLFVHGIKESLILIVYFILPFLLVVLGLSELGDLLDFDSQWGMALLILGMLGFLVCFNIVMQGAILTMAHHRGSLRWGFNMPQVFKKIRMVGLRNMFMVTIITGIVLYIIRQILFDALHEIPYLGSTVGELIATVLIAPFLLIVTTRLLGLIDVQG comes from the coding sequence ATGGGGAAAGTCTTGGTTGCCAATAGAAACTTAAAAATTATTTTAAAGGATGCCGCAGGTTATGCACTTTCGGACTGGCGCAATTTTTTGATACTGGGGTTAATACTGCTTTTAGCGGACCATGTTATGGATCTGTATTCGGCTTCCACTGGTAACAGTGTACTGGATATTTTAATACTGGCATCCATTGTGGGAGTTGTCATCTTATTGTCTTTTATTGAAATAGGATATGGGTTCCGTATAGTGGAGGAAACAGTTGAAGGATCAACCCGCCCGCCTAGTTTCCATCATCCCTTAAATCTTTTTGTCCATGGAATAAAAGAGAGTCTGATTCTCATTGTTTATTTTATTTTACCTTTCTTATTAGTGGTTCTTGGGCTTTCTGAATTAGGAGACCTTTTAGATTTTGATTCACAGTGGGGAATGGCCCTGCTGATTCTGGGCATGCTGGGTTTCTTAGTCTGTTTCAACATCGTGATGCAGGGGGCGATTTTGACCATGGCTCATCATCGTGGAAGCCTCCGCTGGGGATTTAACATGCCCCAGGTATTTAAAAAGATAAGAATGGTCGGTCTGAGGAACATGTTCATGGTTACGATTATTACGGGGATAGTGCTTTACATTATCCGCCAGATACTTTTTGATGCACTCCATGAAATACCTTACTTGGGTTCTACTGTGGGAGAGTTAATAGCTACAGTTTTAATAGCTCCCTTCCTCCTGATAGTTACCACCCGTTTACTGGGATTAATTGATGTACAGGGGTAA
- the gatD gene encoding Glu-tRNA(Gln) amidotransferase subunit GatD, with translation MSYRGRAKQFLESQNISIGDIISVKKDDVEYRGMLLDRAEDADELHVVLKMDSGYNVGIAIDQAEVELLERGEKPEINLPPLEIEKDPEKMDVSIISTGGTVASIIDYKTGAVHPAFTADDLLRATPELLNEANISGKAIMNILSENMKPGFWVQAARSVADEINQGADGVVVAHGTDTMHYTAAALSFILETPVPIVITGAQRSSDRPSSDAFLNLMSSVAMAKSDIAEVTVCMHATENDNKAHIHRGTRVRKMHTSRRDTFNSINSPPLAKVKEGKVKIIDKQFSYRKRGECPLEINDKLEEKVGFIKSYPGIAAELLDYHIDKGYKGILMEGTGLGHCPDHMIPSLQRAADENIPVVMTSQCLYGRTNLNVYSTGRKLLSSGVIPVGDMLPETAYVKLVWALGQTSQYQEVKQIMETNLKGEMDEKSSSKYFLRDYGE, from the coding sequence ATGAGCTATCGTGGAAGAGCTAAACAGTTTTTAGAGTCACAAAATATTTCCATTGGAGACATTATCTCTGTAAAAAAGGATGATGTAGAATACAGGGGCATGCTTCTGGATCGGGCTGAAGATGCTGACGAACTACACGTTGTACTTAAAATGGACAGCGGATACAATGTGGGCATCGCCATTGACCAGGCAGAAGTAGAACTCCTGGAAAGGGGAGAAAAACCGGAAATAAATCTACCCCCCCTGGAAATCGAGAAGGACCCGGAAAAAATGGATGTATCCATTATATCCACCGGAGGAACAGTGGCCTCCATCATTGACTACAAAACCGGGGCCGTACACCCGGCATTCACCGCTGATGACCTCCTGAGGGCCACTCCAGAGTTACTAAATGAGGCTAACATCAGTGGAAAGGCCATAATGAACATCCTCAGTGAAAACATGAAACCAGGGTTCTGGGTTCAGGCCGCACGCTCGGTGGCGGATGAAATAAATCAGGGAGCTGATGGAGTAGTGGTGGCCCACGGAACAGACACCATGCACTACACTGCTGCCGCCTTAAGTTTCATCCTGGAAACACCGGTGCCCATAGTAATCACCGGTGCCCAGAGAAGTTCGGACAGACCCTCATCTGATGCATTCTTAAATCTGATGAGCTCAGTGGCCATGGCCAAATCAGACATAGCCGAGGTCACAGTCTGCATGCACGCCACAGAAAACGATAATAAGGCCCACATCCACCGGGGAACCCGGGTGCGTAAAATGCACACCAGCCGTAGGGACACCTTCAACAGCATTAACAGCCCACCACTGGCCAAAGTAAAGGAGGGGAAGGTGAAAATCATTGATAAACAATTCTCCTACCGCAAGAGAGGAGAATGTCCGCTGGAAATCAACGACAAACTGGAAGAGAAGGTGGGCTTTATAAAAAGCTATCCGGGAATAGCCGCTGAACTACTGGACTACCATATCGATAAAGGCTACAAAGGTATCTTAATGGAAGGAACCGGTCTGGGGCACTGTCCCGATCACATGATACCCTCATTACAGAGGGCAGCTGATGAAAACATTCCGGTGGTCATGACTTCCCAGTGCCTCTACGGCCGCACCAACCTCAATGTTTACAGTACCGGTCGCAAACTCCTATCTTCTGGTGTTATACCTGTGGGGGACATGCTGCCCGAAACTGCCTACGTTAAACTGGTATGGGCCTTAGGACAGACCAGCCAATATCAAGAGGTTAAACAGATCATGGAAACTAACCTGAAGGGGGAAATGGATGAAAAATCTTCCTCAAAATACTTTTTAAGGGACTATGGGGAATAG
- a CDS encoding AAA family ATPase: protein MKLNNITPDPIVSEKKTCTGPEDTGKETKMVVLQSIGYPFLCNLVENPKIEIFDTELFELYALEQWAGYTVKEGSFLFDQKLLPDFAFKVIKAHPDDSRITQNTSILLMEVEEVREVKKVESNFKMSDVIGQDRAKTKCKIITKYLQEPETFQGWAPRNVLFHGTPGTGKTMLAKSLSHEMQVPLFLVKATSLIGEHVGDGARQIHDLFEAASACAPAVIFIDEIDAIGLDRKYQSLRGDVSEVVNALLTELDGINPHLGVVTIGATNNPQLLDYALRSRFEEEIEFVLPDEGERKRILEMYIESMPLPVDVNVKKLASLSKGMSGRDIKDRLLKVALHKAISEDQENVTWENFQYALKHHEKEKNEPKGMFA from the coding sequence TTGAAACTTAACAACATAACTCCTGATCCAATTGTATCGGAAAAAAAGACCTGCACTGGTCCAGAAGACACTGGAAAGGAAACCAAAATGGTAGTACTCCAATCCATTGGTTATCCCTTCCTGTGCAACCTGGTGGAGAACCCTAAAATTGAGATATTCGACACTGAACTTTTCGAACTCTATGCCCTGGAGCAGTGGGCAGGTTATACAGTGAAAGAAGGTTCATTCCTTTTCGACCAGAAATTACTGCCTGATTTTGCATTTAAGGTGATAAAGGCCCATCCCGATGACTCACGCATAACCCAGAACACTTCCATACTTCTCATGGAGGTGGAAGAGGTTCGTGAGGTCAAGAAGGTGGAAAGTAACTTTAAAATGAGTGATGTTATTGGTCAGGATCGGGCCAAGACCAAGTGTAAAATCATTACCAAGTACCTCCAGGAACCAGAAACATTCCAGGGATGGGCACCCCGTAACGTCCTTTTCCACGGAACTCCGGGTACGGGTAAGACCATGCTGGCCAAATCATTATCCCATGAAATGCAGGTCCCTCTCTTCCTGGTTAAGGCTACCAGTCTTATTGGGGAACATGTGGGTGATGGGGCACGTCAGATACACGATCTTTTTGAAGCAGCATCAGCCTGTGCACCAGCCGTGATTTTCATAGATGAAATAGATGCCATTGGTCTGGACCGTAAGTACCAGTCCTTACGGGGTGATGTTTCCGAAGTGGTCAATGCCCTTTTAACTGAACTGGATGGAATCAACCCCCACCTGGGTGTGGTAACCATTGGAGCTACTAACAATCCTCAATTACTTGATTACGCACTTAGGAGTCGTTTTGAAGAGGAAATTGAGTTTGTTCTTCCGGATGAAGGTGAAAGGAAAAGGATACTGGAAATGTACATTGAATCCATGCCTTTACCAGTTGATGTTAACGTGAAAAAACTGGCCAGCCTATCCAAGGGCATGTCTGGTAGGGATATAAAGGACCGACTGCTTAAAGTGGCGTTACATAAGGCTATATCCGAAGACCAGGAAAATGTTACCTGGGAAAACTTTCAGTACGCATTGAAACATCATGAAAAAGAGAAAAACGAACCCAAAGGCATGTTTGCCTAA
- a CDS encoding PAS domain S-box protein, with protein sequence MASLLLITELITPVDSFVQEILRAIILVSVSVITVFISEKIEKTQIKLVISEEKYRNIVETTHEGIVVGDTQGTILYVNQRMCELLGYEREELENHNIFEFTPEDKRDLLVETRKKVVEGEKIAFYPEFHRKDGSKLWTLAQASPLYDDQGQYMANLYMHSDITELKKARKALEVSYAQLEKKVEELPGN encoded by the coding sequence TTGGCATCACTCTTACTCATTACTGAGTTGATTACTCCCGTGGATTCCTTTGTTCAGGAAATTTTAAGGGCCATTATTCTGGTTTCAGTCAGTGTGATAACAGTGTTCATTAGTGAAAAAATAGAGAAAACACAGATTAAACTAGTGATCAGTGAAGAAAAATACCGTAACATAGTAGAAACCACACACGAGGGCATAGTAGTTGGAGATACCCAGGGAACCATCCTTTATGTTAATCAGAGAATGTGTGAACTGTTGGGGTATGAAAGAGAGGAACTGGAAAATCATAATATTTTTGAATTTACACCGGAAGATAAACGAGATCTACTGGTTGAAACCAGAAAAAAAGTAGTGGAAGGCGAAAAAATTGCTTTTTACCCGGAATTCCACAGAAAGGATGGTTCTAAATTATGGACATTGGCCCAGGCCTCTCCCTTATATGATGATCAGGGCCAGTACATGGCCAATCTTTACATGCACAGTGACATCACTGAACTTAAAAAAGCCAGAAAGGCACTGGAAGTGTCCTATGCTCAGTTGGAGAAAAAGGTGGAGGAACTACCCGGGAATTAA
- a CDS encoding cupin domain-containing protein translates to MNIVQMENTPVADTPHKVDVRKLYDTENAMTVHITLQPGESLKKHITPVDVFFYVLEGTGIVEIGDEKKEVGKDTLIDSPARIPHCWYNESDDVLRFLVVKVPRPTTETKLL, encoded by the coding sequence ATGAATATAGTTCAAATGGAAAATACCCCGGTAGCTGACACTCCCCATAAAGTTGATGTCCGCAAGTTGTATGACACAGAAAACGCCATGACTGTGCATATAACCCTCCAACCTGGAGAATCACTTAAAAAACACATCACACCCGTTGATGTTTTCTTCTATGTTCTGGAAGGTACCGGCATAGTGGAAATAGGGGATGAAAAAAAGGAAGTGGGAAAGGATACTTTAATTGACAGCCCCGCCCGTATTCCCCACTGCTGGTACAATGAGAGCGATGATGTGCTGCGTTTTCTGGTGGTAAAAGTTCCCCGACCCACTACAGAAACCAAGTTACTGTAA